A window of the Brassica oleracea var. oleracea cultivar TO1000 chromosome C1, BOL, whole genome shotgun sequence genome harbors these coding sequences:
- the LOC106331718 gene encoding glutathione S-transferase T3-like, producing the protein MDFTPHAHTANFVELLNSQQDIVFHLVEGSVEPCSSQVPVFGGSSCSFGSKDGAEKRTERRERRTWTPSDDVVLISSWLNTSKDPLVGNEQRSGAFWSRIAAYYAASPKVAPGEEREGSHCKQRWHKINDLVSKFSGAYEAATREKTSGQNETDVLKHAHEIYYNNYKKKFTLEHAWKELRNDQKWCANESSNKRRKFDDGSYSASESVKDNDAAVDDDGTTRPPGVKAAKARGKKKPVGEGKEFSEFQKMWSIKKADLDTKERLGKMKLLDSLIAKQGPLGDEEEALKKKLILELMAN; encoded by the coding sequence ATGGATTTTACTCCACATGCGCACACGGCCAACTTTGTTGAGCTTCTTAATAGCCAACAAGACATTGTCTTTCATTTAGTAGAAGGCAGTGTCGAACCTTGTTCATCACAGGTTCCTGTCTTCGGTGGTTCTTCTTGTAGTTTTGGTTCGAAAGATGGTGCAGAGAAGCGTACAGAGCGTAGAGAAAGAAGGACCTGGACGCCATCAGATGATGTGGTGCTCATCTCCTCCTGGTTAAACACCAGTAAAGATCCTCTAGTAGGGAATGAGCAACGTTCTGGTGCCTTCTGGTCAAGGATTGCCGCATACTATGCAGCCAGTCCGAAGGTTGCACCCGGTGAAGAGAGAGAAGGAAGCCACTGCAAGCAACGTTGGCACAAGATCAATGATCTTGTGTCCAAGTTTAGTGGAGCGTACGAAGCTGCAACAAGAGAGAAGACAAGCGGCCAAAATGAAACTGATGTTCTGAAACATGCTCACGAGATCTACTACAACAACTATAAGAAGAAGTTTACACTTGAGCATGCGTGGAAGGAGCTTCGGAATGACCAGAAATGGTGTGCCAATGAAAGCAGCAACAAAAGGAGGAAGTTTGATGATGGGTCTTATTCAGCAAGCGAGTCTGTAAAAGATAATGATGCTGCTGTAGATGATGACGGAACGACCCGCCCCCCTGGTGTTAAGGCAGCAAAAGCCCGGGGGAAAAAGAAGCCGGTGGGTGAGGGGAAGGAGTTCTCTGAATTCCAGAAGATGTGGAGCATCAAGAAGGCGGATTTGGATACAAAGGAGAGGCTTGGGAAGATGAAACTACTTGACAGTCTGATTGCAAAGCAAGGACCACTAGGTGATGAAGAAGAAGCTCTGAAGAAGAAGCTCATTCTTGAGTTGATGGCTAATTAG
- the LOC106343383 gene encoding 23.6 kDa heat shock protein, mitochondrial codes for MASSLALRRLLSSTVAPGSRSFLRPQAASRLLNTNAVRSYDGGENERGVDIDRRSDRSVSRRGDDIFTDVFDPFSPTRSISQVLNLMDQFMENPLLSASRGMGASGARRGWDIKEKDDALYLRIDMPGLSREDVKLALENDTLVIRGEGKDVDDGGEEGGETGNRRFTSRIGLPEKVYKTDEIKAEMKNGVLKVVVPKMKEEERNDVRQIEIN; via the exons ATGGCGTCATCCCTCGCTCTTAGGAGACTTCTCTCATCCACTGTCGCTCCTGGTTCCCGTAGCTTTCTTCGTCCACAAGCTGCCTCTCGCCTCCTCAACACCAACGCGGTCAGGAGCTATGACGGAGGTGAAAATGAACGCGGTGTTGATATAGACCGACGCTCTGATCGCTCTGTTTCTCGCCGTGGTGATGATATTTTCACAG ACGTGTTCGATCCCTTTTCACCGACGAGGAGTATTAGCCAGGTGCTGAATCTGATGGACCAGTTCATGGAGAATCCTCTGTTGTCGGCTAGTCGGGGCATGGGAGCTTCTGGAGCTCGGCGGGGTTGGGATATCAAGGAGAAAGACGATGCCCTCTACTTGAGGATCGACATGCCTGGGCTGAGCAGAGAGGATGTGAAGCTGGCTTTGGAGAACGACACTCTGGTTATAAGAGGAGAAGGGAAAGATGTGGACGATGGTGGCGAGGAAGGTGGAGAGACTGGTAATAGGAGATTCACAAGTCGGATTGGACTGCCGGAGAAGGTATACAAGACCGATGAGATTAAGGCGGAAATGAAGAACGGGGTTTTGAAAGTTGTGGTCCCGAAGATGAAGGAAGAAGAGAGAAACGATGTTCGTCAGATCGAAATCAACTGA